One window of Bacteroides sp. AN502(2024) genomic DNA carries:
- a CDS encoding NADH:flavin oxidoreductase, whose translation MESKLFSPVTFGPLTLRNRTIRSAAFESMCPGNTPTQMLLDYHRSVAAGGVGMTTVAYAAVTQSGLSFDRQLWLRPSIIPRLHELTEAVHNEGAAVGIQIGHCGNMSHKNICGVTPISASSGFNLYSPTFVRGMKRKELPEMAQAYGNAVNLARKAGFDAVEVHAGHGYLISQFLSPYTNHRKDEYGGSLENRMRFMDLVMEEVMKEAGNDMAVFVKMNMRDGFKGGMEIDESIQVAKRLMEHGVHGLVLSGGFVSRAPMYVMRGAMPIRSMSYYMNCWWLKYGVRMFGKWMIPSVPFKEAYFLEDALKFRAALPDAPLIYVGGLVSRQKIDEVLNSGFDAVQMARALLNEPGFVNRMKKEEQAHCNCGHSNYCIGRMYTIEMACHQHLKEQLPLSLQKEIDKLEKK comes from the coding sequence ATGGAATCTAAACTTTTTAGTCCGGTAACCTTCGGTCCTCTGACATTGCGGAATCGGACAATTCGTTCGGCAGCTTTTGAGAGTATGTGCCCGGGGAATACTCCTACACAGATGTTATTGGATTACCATCGGTCGGTGGCTGCGGGAGGAGTGGGTATGACAACAGTGGCTTATGCCGCCGTGACGCAAAGCGGTCTTTCTTTCGATCGTCAGTTGTGGTTGCGTCCGTCTATTATTCCCCGTTTACATGAATTGACAGAAGCTGTACATAATGAAGGGGCGGCAGTGGGAATACAAATCGGACATTGTGGAAATATGTCCCATAAAAATATTTGTGGTGTTACTCCTATATCCGCATCTTCGGGTTTTAATCTTTATTCTCCTACGTTTGTGCGTGGAATGAAAAGAAAGGAGCTTCCGGAAATGGCACAAGCATATGGAAATGCTGTTAATTTGGCAAGAAAAGCTGGATTTGATGCCGTTGAAGTACATGCAGGACACGGGTATTTGATTAGTCAATTCTTGTCTCCCTATACCAATCACCGGAAAGATGAATATGGTGGTTCGCTTGAAAACCGGATGCGTTTTATGGACTTAGTGATGGAAGAAGTGATGAAAGAGGCGGGCAATGATATGGCCGTTTTTGTGAAAATGAATATGCGTGACGGTTTTAAGGGAGGAATGGAGATAGACGAATCTATACAAGTGGCTAAACGGCTGATGGAACATGGAGTTCATGGATTGGTATTGAGTGGAGGTTTTGTGAGTCGGGCACCGATGTATGTGATGCGGGGTGCTATGCCGATCCGTTCGATGTCTTACTATATGAATTGTTGGTGGCTGAAATATGGAGTCCGTATGTTTGGTAAATGGATGATACCTTCCGTGCCTTTCAAAGAAGCGTATTTCTTGGAAGATGCGCTGAAATTCCGGGCGGCTCTTCCGGATGCACCGCTGATTTATGTCGGTGGTCTTGTTTCTCGGCAGAAAATAGACGAAGTGCTCAATTCCGGCTTTGATGCCGTACAGATGGCGAGAGCTTTACTCAACGAACCGGGGTTTGTGAATCGGATGAAAAAGGAAGAACAGGCGCACTGCAACTGTGGACACAGTAATTATTGTATAGGGCGTATGTATACGATAGAAATGGCTTGTCATCAACATTTGAAAGAACAATTACCTTTGTCTTTACAAAAGGAAATTGATAAATTGGAGAAAAAATGA
- a CDS encoding SDR family oxidoreductase encodes MSEMKWAIITGADGGMGTEITRAVAKAGYRIIMACYNPQKAEFVRERLGRETGNTDLEVMAIDLSSMQSVVSFANQILERNLPIALLMNNAGTLETGFHTTSDGFERTVSVNYMGPYLLTRKLVPLMVRGARIVNMVSCTYAIGKLDFPDFFHKGRMGSFWRIPVYSNTKLALLLFTFELSEQLREKGITVNAADPGIVSTNMITMHKWFDPLTDIFFRPFIRKPEKGASTAVGLLLDEKEAGVTGQLYVNNHRKNLSDKYMNHVQKEQLWEMTEHALASWLK; translated from the coding sequence ATGAGTGAAATGAAATGGGCGATTATCACTGGTGCGGACGGAGGAATGGGAACAGAAATAACACGTGCCGTAGCCAAAGCCGGTTATCGAATCATAATGGCATGTTATAACCCGCAAAAAGCGGAATTTGTCCGCGAACGTCTAGGTAGAGAAACTGGAAATACGGATTTGGAAGTAATGGCTATTGATTTATCTTCCATGCAATCTGTCGTTTCTTTTGCTAATCAGATCTTAGAAAGGAATCTTCCAATTGCTTTGTTGATGAATAATGCCGGAACGCTGGAAACAGGATTTCATACTACTTCTGATGGATTTGAACGAACGGTAAGTGTGAACTATATGGGACCTTATCTGCTTACCCGAAAATTAGTTCCGCTGATGGTGCGTGGGGCGCGTATCGTAAACATGGTTTCCTGTACATACGCGATCGGTAAGCTCGATTTCCCAGATTTCTTTCACAAGGGGAGAATGGGGAGTTTTTGGAGAATTCCCGTTTACAGTAATACTAAACTGGCTTTGTTACTATTTACTTTTGAACTCTCTGAGCAACTTCGTGAGAAAGGAATCACCGTCAATGCTGCCGATCCGGGAATTGTTTCTACTAATATGATTACGATGCATAAGTGGTTCGATCCGTTGACGGATATTTTTTTCCGTCCTTTTATCCGTAAGCCTGAGAAGGGTGCTTCTACAGCAGTTGGTTTGCTATTGGATGAAAAGGAGGCAGGCGTTACGGGACAACTGTATGTCAATAACCACCGGAAAAACTTGTCTGATAAATACATGAATCATGTGCAGAAAGAGCAGTTGTGGGAGATGACGGAGCACGCGTTGGCGAGTTGGCTGAAGTAG
- a CDS encoding Rpn family recombination-promoting nuclease/putative transposase: protein MGNFINPFTDVGFKKIFGQEITKDLLIDFLNGLLVNEKCITDITFLDKELLPEYMGDRGVIYDIYCTTENGEQLVVEMQNKQQTNFKERALFYLSHTIARQGERGIFWKFDLKAVYGVFFLNFSLPNGSHKLRTDVVLTDRDTHETFSDKLRFIFIELPSFNKEESECDTDFERWIYVLKNMETLKRMPFKARKSVFEKLEKIVDIASLSKEERMKYDESIKVFRDQLVTISFAEEEGIKKGIEIGIKKGRKEGKKEGMKEKSLEIARNFKELGVPITIISQASGLSIEEIERI from the coding sequence ATGGGAAACTTTATCAATCCGTTTACGGATGTAGGATTTAAAAAGATATTCGGGCAGGAGATTACGAAAGACTTGTTGATCGATTTCTTAAACGGATTGCTTGTGAACGAGAAGTGTATCACCGACATAACCTTTCTGGACAAGGAATTACTTCCGGAATACATGGGAGACAGAGGGGTTATCTATGACATTTATTGTACGACGGAAAACGGTGAACAACTGGTTGTCGAGATGCAGAACAAGCAGCAGACGAACTTCAAGGAGCGTGCCCTTTTTTACCTGTCCCACACCATTGCCCGTCAGGGAGAGCGGGGGATTTTCTGGAAGTTTGACTTGAAAGCGGTGTACGGCGTGTTTTTCTTGAACTTCAGTCTGCCAAACGGTTCCCACAAACTGCGTACGGATGTGGTATTGACCGACCGGGACACGCATGAGACATTCTCAGACAAGTTGCGCTTTATCTTTATCGAACTCCCGTCTTTCAACAAGGAGGAGTCGGAATGTGATACGGATTTTGAACGTTGGATTTATGTATTGAAGAACATGGAAACATTGAAAAGAATGCCTTTCAAGGCACGGAAATCAGTCTTCGAGAAGTTGGAAAAGATTGTCGATATCGCTTCCCTGAGTAAAGAAGAACGCATGAAATACGATGAGAGCATCAAAGTGTTTCGTGACCAACTGGTTACGATTTCATTTGCGGAAGAGGAAGGCATAAAGAAAGGCATAGAGATAGGCATAAAGAAAGGTCGGAAAGAAGGTAAGAAAGAAGGCATGAAGGAAAAGAGTCTGGAAATAGCTCGTAATTTTAAGGAATTGGGGGTCCCCATTACTATCATCTCGCAGGCTTCCGGACTTTCCATAGAAGAGATTGAAAGAATCTGA
- a CDS encoding DUF4251 domain-containing protein produces MKVKKQIFVLFLTMLVGIPILSAQNKKEQKAEVVKKIIISRDYRISVDTYIHPRRDPILLDEFDNSIEIRNDSIFSNLLYLEQADIPYGRRGAELFFQAPLKKYTMDIDKKKNVHIKFLANTTIGNCNFYIKVYPNGSASIYITLQQGKSANFLGKLNMRGEETESL; encoded by the coding sequence ATGAAAGTAAAAAAACAAATATTTGTTCTATTTTTGACAATGCTGGTAGGAATTCCTATTCTTTCTGCCCAAAACAAAAAAGAACAAAAGGCGGAAGTTGTCAAAAAGATCATTATATCAAGAGACTATAGGATTAGTGTGGATACTTATATACATCCGCGTAGAGATCCCATATTATTGGATGAGTTTGATAATTCGATAGAAATTAGAAATGATTCAATCTTTTCTAATCTTCTTTATCTTGAACAAGCTGATATACCATACGGTAGGAGAGGAGCTGAGCTTTTCTTTCAAGCTCCTTTGAAAAAATATACTATGGATATAGATAAAAAGAAAAATGTTCACATCAAATTTTTAGCAAATACAACAATAGGTAATTGCAACTTTTATATTAAGGTATATCCTAATGGAAGTGCGAGCATTTATATCACCTTACAGCAGGGGAAGAGTGCTAATTTCTTAGGAAAATTGAATATGCGAGGAGAAGAAACGGAGTCTTTGTAA
- a CDS encoding transcriptional regulator translates to MDENFRFIQVLDELKEKGIITDYVQAANDLGTNKAGISDIKSGRKKLSIELLRRLKLSYPTTNIEWIIMGEGDAFVASKTNNSSNPSSETSFFIEKIAQQAEEIGILKQTIVQLKQESAGRVSGAESSTLAGVG, encoded by the coding sequence ATGGATGAGAATTTCAGATTTATACAAGTTCTTGACGAATTAAAAGAGAAGGGCATAATAACAGATTATGTTCAGGCTGCGAATGATTTAGGAACAAATAAAGCAGGTATCAGTGATATAAAAAGCGGAAGAAAGAAATTATCAATAGAACTTCTTCGGCGTCTGAAATTATCATACCCAACGACTAATATAGAATGGATTATAATGGGAGAGGGGGATGCATTTGTCGCCTCTAAAACTAATAACTCCAGTAATCCAAGTTCTGAAACTTCATTTTTTATAGAGAAAATAGCCCAACAAGCAGAGGAAATAGGAATACTTAAACAAACAATCGTGCAACTCAAACAGGAAAGTGCGGGGCGTGTTTCAGGTGCGGAGAGTTCAACACTTGCAGGTGTCGGATAA